One region of Candidatus Polarisedimenticolia bacterium genomic DNA includes:
- the hslV gene encoding ATP-dependent protease subunit HslV, which yields MKTRSTTVLCVRHRGKVAMGADGQVTLGSTVMKHGARKIRRLYKDSIIAGFAGAAADGFALFTRFEAKLEEYNGNLERAAVELARDWRTDRALRRLEALLVVASGTRSFLLSGTGDLIEPDDGLVAVGSGGPCALAAARALARRTELGARDIVEESLKIASEIDIFTNDRLVVEEL from the coding sequence GTGAAAACCCGCTCCACGACCGTGCTGTGCGTGCGCCACCGGGGGAAGGTGGCGATGGGCGCCGACGGGCAGGTCACGCTCGGCTCGACCGTCATGAAGCACGGGGCGCGCAAGATCCGGCGCCTGTACAAAGACAGCATCATCGCCGGGTTCGCCGGCGCGGCGGCGGACGGGTTCGCCCTGTTCACCCGCTTCGAGGCCAAGCTCGAGGAGTACAACGGGAACCTCGAGCGCGCCGCGGTCGAGCTGGCGCGCGACTGGCGGACCGACCGGGCGCTGCGGCGGTTGGAAGCCCTGCTGGTCGTGGCCTCCGGCACGCGCTCGTTCCTGCTGTCCGGAACGGGGGACCTCATCGAGCCGGACGACGGGCTCGTGGCGGTCGGATCGGGCGGCCCGTGCGCCCTGGCGGCGGCCCGGGCGCTGGCGCGCCGGACCGAGCTGGGGGCGCGCGACATCGTCGAGGAATCCCTGAAGATCGCCTCGGAGATCGACATCTTCACCAACGACCGGCTCGTCGTGG